In Methyloterricola oryzae, the DNA window TTCCTGCAGCGCAAGAAGCAGAACGAGCCGGCCATGGTGGACATGCTGGAGGAGATGACCAAGGTGACGCCAGACCAGACCTGGCTCAATGGGCTCCAGTACCGCGATCGCAAGGTGGTCATCCAGGGGCAGTCGCCCACCGCCTCCAGTTTGATCGAGCGCTTCGAGGCTTCACCCTATTTCAAGAACACCAGCTTTGTCTCGCCGGTCACCAAGGACGTGGCGAGCGGGCAGGAGCGGTTTCAGATCGCCACCGAGGTAGTGAATGGAAGAATTCCTGAAAAGGCGGCCGAGTAACTCGCGCCTGGCGGCGGTCGGGCTGCTGGTGGCGGTGCTGGTCGTGCTGTACCTGGTGGTGTTCATGCCGTTTTTCTCGGTGGAGTCTGAATACGGCGATACCATCGATGACCTGCAATTCCGTCTGCAGCGCTTCCGCCGTGTCGCCGCAGAGAAGGATTACTGGCTGAATCGGCTGGACGAGATCAAGAAGGCGAGTCAGCAGGAGGAGCGCTTTATCTCGAGGGACACTGCCGCGCTGGCTTCCGCCGATCTGCAGTCCATGATCAAGGACGCGGTGACGGGCGCGGGAGGCGAATTGATCAGTACCCAGGTGATCCCCGAACGCAAGGAAGAGCAGTTCACGCGCATCGCGGTGAAGGTACGCATGACCGGCAGCACCCAGGTACTGCGGGATGTGCTGTACGGCTTCGAAACGCGCAAGCCTGTCCTGTTCATCGAGAATCTGAATCTGAGGCCCATCCGCATCATCCAGCCGGTAGGGCCGGGGCGCAAGCCGGGCCGCGTGGCGGACAAGCTGAGCGTGGATTTCGACGTGGTCGGTTACATGCGGGCGGGCTGAGGCATGGGGAAACTCTATCGAGACTACGGTCCTGCCCTCGTGATGCTGGGCGCCAGCCTGGTGCTGGTGCTGGTGCTGCTGGTGGAATGGCTGTATTTCCAGGGACAACGTTCGGATCTGAAGGCCCGGCTGGCGGTGAAGGAATCCGTCAATCCCCAGGGCGCAGAGTCTCCCGCCATCGACAATAGCCTCCCCAGCCTCGAGCAATATGCCGAAATGATACAGCGGCCTTTGTTCATGGAGGGGCGGCGTCCGCCCCCGGAGGAGGAGCAGCCAGCGGCCGAGGAAGCTCCGGCGGAGCAGCTGCCGCTCAATTTGAAGCTGATGGGTGTGGTATTCACGCCCAAGGAAAAGACAGCGCTGTTCGTGGACGAGAAGGGTAAATACCGGCGCGTGCGCAAGAACAATCTGGTGGATGGCTGGAAGCTCCAGGAAGTGCGTGAGGATCGGGTGGTGATGACCCAGGGCAGCGACCAGAAGGAACTGCCCCTGCTCAAGCCGAAACCCAAGGTTGCGCCGCCTCCAGGCCAGAAGCCGCCGAGCGGCAAGGCACAGATCAGGGGTCCCGGGCAGCCGCCGCCGGAAGATGCGGACGGTTCCGATCAGACTGGCAATGACGAGGCCGATAATTCCGACGACGGTAGCGGCGAAGAGAATACTGACGACAGTAGCGAAGTGGATGAGGGTAGCGATGAGCAAGAAGAATAAGCCGGGTTGGATATCCATGCGCCGGTCCGGGCATGGCGCGATCGCGGCAGCGGTCCTGCTCGCGCTGGGGACCACGGGTTGCGAGTACATGGGGGCCTTCTCCAAGCCTTACCGGCCACCGGATTCGGTGAAGATTCAACCGGTTAAGGAAGAGCCGAAGTCGGCGGACGAGGATGTCTCCAAAGTCCAGAAGCCAAGGGAAAAGGAATACTATCCCGCTCGGGGGCGCACTTATGGTTCTCCCGGTGAAGCGGAGCGGAGTTACGGATCAGCGGAGAGCGGCGAATCGACTGTCCTGGGCGGCGGCCGTGGCCGCCCCGAGCGCGAAGGCAAGTACACGCTGAATTTCGATGACGCCGACCTGGGCGAGGTATCCAAGGTCATACTCGGCGATACCTTGAAGGTCAATTACGTGCTGAGCCCCAAGGTGGCGGGCAAGGTGAGCCTTCAGACCGCCCGTCCCCTGGCCGACGACGAACTGATCCCCACCCTGGAAATGCTGCTGCGCATGAACGGCGCGGTGCTCATCAAGGAAGGTTCGCTGTACAAGATTGAACCCGAGGTGGTCGGCACCATCAACGCGCCGGGGGCGCGGCTGGGGCTTTCCGGTGATTTGCCGCCCGGCTATCAGTTGCGGGTGGTGCCTCTGCGCTATGTCAGCGTGCAGGAAATGCAGAAGGTGATCGAGCCGCTGATGCCGCCCAAGTCCGTGATCCGGGCCGATGAGGTGCGCAACCTGCTGCTGCTCGCGGGCAGTTCCGACGAGTTGGCCAGCGTCATGGACACCATCCGCATCTTCGACGTGGACTTCATGCGCGGCATGTCGGTCGCCATTTTTCCATTGAAGAACGTGGATGCGGCGACGATATCCGGCGAACTGGAGAGTCTGCTGGGCAGCGGCAGTAAGGGGCCCATGGCGGGCATGCTGCGCCTTTTGCCCATCGAGAGGCTGAACGCAGTGATGGCGGTGAGCCCGCAGCCCCGTTATCTGGATGAAGTGGAAACCTGGGTGGAGCGCCTGGATCGTTACACTACGGACAAGAGCGGCAATATGCATGTCTACCGGGTGCAGAACGTGGATGCCCTGGAATTGGCCAATACCCTGGGCCAAATCTTCGGCGCTGGAGGCCGCTCTGGCGGTCCGCGCGCATCGGTGGCCCCGGGCATGAGCGGCGCATCCATTGGCAGCGGATCCTTTGGTTCCGGAAGCGGCTCCTTCGGTTCAGGTAGCGGAGGGATCGGGAGTGGCAGTGGTTCGTCTTTCGGCGGCAGCAGCAGTTCATTCGGCGGGGGAAGCGGTTCTTTCGGTGGCAGCGGTGGCGGCTTTTCGGATAGCGGTGACAGCTTCGGCTCCGATGGCGGATCCAGTTCCTCCTTTGGTGGTTCGTCTTCCTCTACCTCGGGTAGCGGTTTTGGTTCCAGCAGCACCGGTTCCAGCCGGGGCGGCTTCGGCAGCAGCAGTTCCTCCTCCGGCGGGGGATTTGGCGGCGGCGGATTCGGTAGCGGAGGCGGTAGCGGCAGCGCGGGCCGCCGCGCCGGTGGACGCGGGGGGGCCGCGGCCATGGACCTGGGCAACAACATCCGCGTGGTGGCCGACCCGGCCAATAATGCCCTCATCATTTTCGCCAAACCGGCGGATTACAAGGAGATCGAGTCCGTCATCAAAGAACTGGATGTCATGCCCATGCAGGTGCTCATTGACGCGACCGTGGTGGAAGTGGCGCTGACCGGTGATCTGCAGTACGGCTTGAAATGGTATTTCGAACAGGGCGAATCTGGCTGGGCTCAGGGAAGCGAAATTGGGGCCATTGCCACAGCGGCTGCCGGTGGCTTTACCTACTCGCTGGTGAATGCTTCGAAGAATATTAGAGTCCAGCTAAATCTGCTGGCGAAAGACAACAAGATCAATATTCTGTCATCGCCTTCTCTGATGGTGCTCAACAACCAGGAGGCTCAGATCAACGTGGGCGATAAGGTGCCAACGCCTACGGCCACGGCAAGTAACGTACTGCCAGGGGCCACGACCACGACATTGACCAGTACTCTTCAATATCAGGAAAGCGGCACATCGTTGCGCATCAAGCCGAGGGTCAATGCCGGCGGACTGGTGATCATGGACGTGATGCAGGAAATTAGCACGCCGTCCAAGGTGCAGGTCAACGGCGTCGATACGTTTCAGTTTGCGCAACGCAAGATTCACAGTTCCGTGGCGGTGCCGAACGGCGAGGCGCTCGCATTGGGGGGCCTCATTCAGGACAAGGAGTCCGACGATGTCAGTGGCATTCCGATTTTGTCCAAGATTCCCTATATCGGTTGGTTGTTCAGTACGACAGTTAAGCGCAAGGAGCGCACGGAACTGGTGGTTCTGATCACCCCGCGTACCCTGGAGAGGCGCTCCGACGGCACTCGGGTTACCAACGAATTCAGACGGCGCCTGACCGGCTTCGGCGACTTGGAAGGTAGCAGTCAGCCAGCGCCGGGATACTCGCGCTGATACCATAGCCCGATATAAGGCATTCGCCACGGGTCCCCGTGGCGGCCTTGCCGCTGACGGCACTGGAGTCCGATGGAGCACCGCGAAGGCAAAAAAGCCGGCTTTCTGCCCCTCTGCGTCGGCGCGGTGGGGGTCGTGTACGGCGACGTCGGCACCAGTCCGCTGTACACGCTCAAGGAGGTCTTCTACGGCCCCCACGCCCTGGCGGTGTCTCCCGCGAATGTTTACGGCGTCCTGTCCCTGATCTTCTGGGCGCTGATGAGCGTCATCTCCCTCAAGTACATCTCTTTTGTCATGCGTGCCGACAATCGGGGAGAAGGGGGCATCATGGCCCTCATCGCCCTGGCCCTGCGCCACCGGCACCGCCGCGCGCAGCGTAACTTGATCGGCTTGATCGGCCTGTTCGGGACCGCCCTGTTCTATGGAGACGGCCTGATCACGCCGGCCATTTCCGTGCTCAGCGCCGTGGAAGGCCTGAATGTGGCTGCTCCCGCGCTGAGTCACTTCGTGGTGCCCCTGGCTGTGCTGATCCTGTTCGGGCTCTTTTACATCCAGAGCAAGGGGACTGCCAAAGTCGGCGCCTTCTTCGGACCGGTGATGATCGTTTGGTTCCTGTGTTTGTACCTGCTGGGATGGAACAGCCTGCAGCAGGACGAGCATATCTGGTGGGCGCTGGACCCGCGTTACGGCCTGCATTTTTTCATGGAGAACCAGTGGCACGGCTTTCTGGCGCTGGGAACGGTGGTGCTGGCGATCACCGGTGCCGAGGCGCTGTATGCCGACATGGGGCACTTCGGGCGCAATCCGATCCGCTTTTCCTGGTTCGTGCTGGTGTTTCCGGCACTGGTGGTCAATTACATGGGGCAGGGCGCCTTGATTCTGCGCGACCCGGGGGCCATTCAAAATCCCTTTTACCTGCTGGTGCCGTCCTGGGGGCTTTATCCCATGATCGGGCTGTCGACGCTGGCCACCGTGATTGCCTCCCAGGCAGTGATTTCCGGTGCCTTTTCCATCACGCGGCAGGCCATACAACTGGATTATTTGCCGCGCCAGCGCCTGGTGCATACCTCCACTTCGGAGATCGGGCAGATCTTCGTGCCCTCGGTGAACGGCTTTCTGATGGTGGGCGTGATCGGGCTGGTGATCGGCTTCGGCAGTTCCTCCAACCTGGCTTCGGCTTATGGCATCGCCGTGACCGGGGCGATGACTATCGACACCCTGCTCGCCTCGGTCATCGCCCTGGATGTCTGGCACTGGAAGCCCCTTGCCGTGGCCTCGTTGATGGGTTCCTTCGCCCTGGTGGACTTGGCCTTTCTGGCGGCCAATGTGCCCAAGATTCCCCACGGCGGCTGGTTTCCCTTGTTAACGGGAGCCGTGCTCTTTCTTGCCATGCATGCCTGGCGGCGCGGCAGGGAACTCCTGATGCAGCACCTGCAGCGCGCCGCGATTTCACTGACGGTGTTTCTCGACACGATACGCAGCATGCCGCCCATCCGTGTGCCGGGAACCGCCGTGTTCATGACTTCGCGTCATCTGAGCCTGCCCTTTCCGCTGCTGCAGAATTTCTCCAACAACAAGGTGCTGCATGAAACCGTCATCCTGATGACGGTGAATGTGGAGGACGTGCCGTACCTTTCCTTCGAGTCACGGCTGGACGTGGAGGACCTCGGCCAGGGCTTCTATCGCATAACCGTCAACTACGGTTTCATGCAGCATCCGGACATACCCAGGGCGCTCAATCTGGCGGTGCGGCGCGGCCTGCCGGTGGAATTGAGCGAGGCCATCTATTTCATCGGGCGCGAATCCCTGATTCTAACCCGCGAGCCGGACATGCATCCCTGGCTGGCGCGGCTGTTCATTTCCATGTTCCGCAATGCCGTCAGCCCAAGGTCTTTCTTCAAGATCCCGACGGCGAGCGTGATGGAACTGGGGGTGTGGGTCGAGATATGACGGGCGCGTCTGCCTCATCAGGCCTGACGCTTCATGTCGGGACAATGTCCACGAGAAAAGGCGGCCTGATGGCCGCCTTTTTGCTGGGTTCCCTTCGCGGGGAAGGCGTCAGAACAGGTTATGTATCACCCGGCCGCCTGAAATCACCAGGTCCGGATACTCCATGGGCTTGAACTGGGTAAAGGCGTTGCCACGCACTGCGATCACATCGGCTGGCGCGCCAGGCGTGAGGGTGCCGAGCTTGTCCAGTCCCCCTTCCGGGCCCAGTTCCAGTACCTTGCCGGCCTCGGAGGTGGCGGACTGGAACAGCTTTAGCACCAGTTCACCCACATCGGCACTCGGGTTCACGGTCATGTAGACGTGCAACAGGCTGTGCAGTTCCTGGGCATCGATGCCCCAGGGTATCTCGGTGTGGGCGATTTCGGCGGCATAGTGCAGCTTGGCGCCCAGGTGGACCAGTCGATGCAGGTTTTCGTGGGTACCCTGGCAGTGGGAGAAGGTGTCGACCGTGGAGAGGAAGCGGATGTCCTTGTCCACGGCTTCCTGCAACAGGTCGCGGGGTGTCGTCGGAATGAAGTCGCAAGGCACGTGCGCCAGTTCGTCAACCCCGGCGTCGATGGCCAGTGCCAGGCCCTGGGCCTCGCCGGCGTGGGCGGTCACCTTCTTGCCCAGGCGATGCGCCTCGTCCACCACCGCTTGCACGACCTCCTGGGAGGGCATCGGCCAGGGGGGCTCGGTGCTGGGCGTATGTCCCGTGGTCCAGGGCGCGCCCACTTCACCGCCCGGTTCCAGTCCGAGCTTGATGATGTTGGCGCCGCCGGCAACCAGGCTTTGCACCAGGGTCTTGGCCTCGTCGGCGGTGGCGATCTCGGCGGATACGTCACCGGTAAAGACCGGGCTGGGATAGCCGCCCTTGCCGGTGATGATGGGGCCCGCGGTCAGCAGGCGCAGGCGGCCGTCCCCGCCCGTGGGCGCCAACAAAGGGCCTCCTACGTCGCGCGCCGTGGTGACACCGTGGCGCAGGATCACATCCCGGGGGACGTTCTGGTAGGCCACATGCCCGTGAAGTTCGATGAACCCCGGCATGAGGGTAGCGTCGCCCAGGTCGATGCGCTTCTTGCAACTCTTCTTCAGTTCTTTGAAGGTACCGACTTTGACGACCTTGTCCTTTTTCAGCAAGACGGTCATTTCGGTTTGCAGGCTGACCCCATCGAACAGACGATCGGCGGCCAGGACCTGGCAAGGGGCCGGCTTCTCCGTCTTTTGGTTGTCGCTGGCGTGGTCTTCCCCTTCATGAGCGAGCAGGTTGCCGCAGCCGCCTGAAAGCAGCAGGCAGCCGAGCAGGGCTCTGGCCAGGCGGGGCGGGTTCGTGTTTCTGGTCATAATCTCTCCGGACAGGTGCTTTGGATCTTATTGAATACCGATGCGGGACGCCGCGACCCCCGGCTTACGGTAAGGCCACGTCATGGCCGGAACCGCGCGCCCCAGGCTGCCAAGTTTCGGCTGCAATCCGTTGGCTCGCCATAGGTGCTTGTATGGAATAGGTATTCCTTTCTATGCTAAACGGAGTTTTTGCCTGCAGGTGGCGAGAGAGGTTGCCGTTCGTGAGTCGTCGTTGGTGCATCAGCTCCGAGGATCTGCCGCTGGACCGCGTGGGCCAGACGCTGCGCCAGTCCCTCATGGAGGGCGTAGGGGAGGGTTCGACAAGCCTGACCCAGCTCGACGCGGGCCTGAGCTTCTTCGAGACGCGCTATGTCCCGGCACGTGATTTCGCCATCGCCAGCCGTATCGACGAGGGCGAACCGCGCCTGGTCCTGACCCTCGGGCTCGCCGGGCGATCTCGCTTTGCCGGTGCCGCTGGCGAGAACGTGGATTTCCGTGAAGCCTATGCCACCATCACCGCCTTCAATTCCAGTGTCGGCGAGCGGCAGTACGAGGCGAATCGCGCAGTGACGCAACTGCGGTTTTCCATGACTCGGCCAGGTTGAGCCGGTATTTTGGCGATGCCGCGCTGGGGCCGTTGTTCTCCGGCGGCAGAGTCAGCGTGCTGGGGTTCAGGCCCTCCTCGGCCTCAACCGGCTTGGTTGCGCGCCAGATCCTAGCCAGGGATCGGGCCGCTCCCCTCGATCACTTGTTCCTGCACGGGCAGGCGCTCAGCTTGCTGGCAGCGGAACTGGAGCCTTTGTTGGCGGGGAGGGCCAGTGTCGCGCGCTTCACCGTACGGGACAGGGACATGGCGCGCCAGGCTCGCGCCATTCTTGAGCAGGAGTTGCAGGCTCCGCCTTCAGTAGGCGATCTGGCGCGGCGCGTGGGCACCAACACCTTCAAATTGAAGCAGTTGTTCCATTATTTCTTCGGTCAGACGCCCTACGGTCTGCTGCTGCAGTTCCGCATGGAGAGCGCGTATCAAACCCTGGTATCCAGCCGTTGTCCCATACACATCGTCGCGGCGCAGGTGGGCTATGCCCATGCCAGCAATTTCAGTACTGCGTTCACCCGCTATTTCGGCGTTACGCCCGCGAGAGTCGCCCGCAACCATGGGTCCGGTCCGCCACCTGAAGGGGGCTGATACCCGCGCAGTAGGCCAGGCTTGCACGGCTCTTGACATCTACGCGGCGACAGGCTGATATGTCGCCGGTTTCATCATAAAAATAACGGTCTTTCCGGAGAGGTCCTATGTCAAATGAACATGCTGACGAGGCAGGGGAGAACACGCCCCCTGTCGGTACGTGGGTCTTGTTGTGTCTGGCCGCCTTGGGTATGACGGCGGGCTGGCTGTTCCTCTATTTTGGTGTCTTCCTGCCACGGGGTTCCGTGAGCTGAGGCGGGTTTGCCCGGTTCCGCAACGGTATCTACGAGCCCATGAATCGGCGGCGCACGGTGGCGCGCCAAGGCTTCGTGGCGCCCATACCCCGAAATCAATGACAGAGAAGACGCCATGCATATAGATATTCTTGAAAGGAAATGGTTGTACGTGGCGCTGGGCATGGTGGCCTTGTTCGTCGCCGCGATTTTCTTCACCGCCGTGGTTCGCGGCATCCATCCTCCGAGCCATGTGGAGACCATCGATTCCGCATCCCTGCAC includes these proteins:
- the gspM gene encoding type II secretion system protein GspM, with protein sequence MEEFLKRRPSNSRLAAVGLLVAVLVVLYLVVFMPFFSVESEYGDTIDDLQFRLQRFRRVAAEKDYWLNRLDEIKKASQQEERFISRDTAALASADLQSMIKDAVTGAGGELISTQVIPERKEEQFTRIAVKVRMTGSTQVLRDVLYGFETRKPVLFIENLNLRPIRIIQPVGPGRKPGRVADKLSVDFDVVGYMRAG
- a CDS encoding type II secretion system protein N, which translates into the protein MGKLYRDYGPALVMLGASLVLVLVLLVEWLYFQGQRSDLKARLAVKESVNPQGAESPAIDNSLPSLEQYAEMIQRPLFMEGRRPPPEEEQPAAEEAPAEQLPLNLKLMGVVFTPKEKTALFVDEKGKYRRVRKNNLVDGWKLQEVREDRVVMTQGSDQKELPLLKPKPKVAPPPGQKPPSGKAQIRGPGQPPPEDADGSDQTGNDEADNSDDGSGEENTDDSSEVDEGSDEQEE
- the gspD gene encoding type II secretion system secretin GspD, translated to MSKKNKPGWISMRRSGHGAIAAAVLLALGTTGCEYMGAFSKPYRPPDSVKIQPVKEEPKSADEDVSKVQKPREKEYYPARGRTYGSPGEAERSYGSAESGESTVLGGGRGRPEREGKYTLNFDDADLGEVSKVILGDTLKVNYVLSPKVAGKVSLQTARPLADDELIPTLEMLLRMNGAVLIKEGSLYKIEPEVVGTINAPGARLGLSGDLPPGYQLRVVPLRYVSVQEMQKVIEPLMPPKSVIRADEVRNLLLLAGSSDELASVMDTIRIFDVDFMRGMSVAIFPLKNVDAATISGELESLLGSGSKGPMAGMLRLLPIERLNAVMAVSPQPRYLDEVETWVERLDRYTTDKSGNMHVYRVQNVDALELANTLGQIFGAGGRSGGPRASVAPGMSGASIGSGSFGSGSGSFGSGSGGIGSGSGSSFGGSSSSFGGGSGSFGGSGGGFSDSGDSFGSDGGSSSSFGGSSSSTSGSGFGSSSTGSSRGGFGSSSSSSGGGFGGGGFGSGGGSGSAGRRAGGRGGAAAMDLGNNIRVVADPANNALIIFAKPADYKEIESVIKELDVMPMQVLIDATVVEVALTGDLQYGLKWYFEQGESGWAQGSEIGAIATAAAGGFTYSLVNASKNIRVQLNLLAKDNKINILSSPSLMVLNNQEAQINVGDKVPTPTATASNVLPGATTTTLTSTLQYQESGTSLRIKPRVNAGGLVIMDVMQEISTPSKVQVNGVDTFQFAQRKIHSSVAVPNGEALALGGLIQDKESDDVSGIPILSKIPYIGWLFSTTVKRKERTELVVLITPRTLERRSDGTRVTNEFRRRLTGFGDLEGSSQPAPGYSR
- a CDS encoding potassium transporter Kup codes for the protein MEHREGKKAGFLPLCVGAVGVVYGDVGTSPLYTLKEVFYGPHALAVSPANVYGVLSLIFWALMSVISLKYISFVMRADNRGEGGIMALIALALRHRHRRAQRNLIGLIGLFGTALFYGDGLITPAISVLSAVEGLNVAAPALSHFVVPLAVLILFGLFYIQSKGTAKVGAFFGPVMIVWFLCLYLLGWNSLQQDEHIWWALDPRYGLHFFMENQWHGFLALGTVVLAITGAEALYADMGHFGRNPIRFSWFVLVFPALVVNYMGQGALILRDPGAIQNPFYLLVPSWGLYPMIGLSTLATVIASQAVISGAFSITRQAIQLDYLPRQRLVHTSTSEIGQIFVPSVNGFLMVGVIGLVIGFGSSSNLASAYGIAVTGAMTIDTLLASVIALDVWHWKPLAVASLMGSFALVDLAFLAANVPKIPHGGWFPLLTGAVLFLAMHAWRRGRELLMQHLQRAAISLTVFLDTIRSMPPIRVPGTAVFMTSRHLSLPFPLLQNFSNNKVLHETVILMTVNVEDVPYLSFESRLDVEDLGQGFYRITVNYGFMQHPDIPRALNLAVRRGLPVELSEAIYFIGRESLILTREPDMHPWLARLFISMFRNAVSPRSFFKIPTASVMELGVWVEI
- a CDS encoding amidohydrolase family protein, with translation MTRNTNPPRLARALLGCLLLSGGCGNLLAHEGEDHASDNQKTEKPAPCQVLAADRLFDGVSLQTEMTVLLKKDKVVKVGTFKELKKSCKKRIDLGDATLMPGFIELHGHVAYQNVPRDVILRHGVTTARDVGGPLLAPTGGDGRLRLLTAGPIITGKGGYPSPVFTGDVSAEIATADEAKTLVQSLVAGGANIIKLGLEPGGEVGAPWTTGHTPSTEPPWPMPSQEVVQAVVDEAHRLGKKVTAHAGEAQGLALAIDAGVDELAHVPCDFIPTTPRDLLQEAVDKDIRFLSTVDTFSHCQGTHENLHRLVHLGAKLHYAAEIAHTEIPWGIDAQELHSLLHVYMTVNPSADVGELVLKLFQSATSEAGKVLELGPEGGLDKLGTLTPGAPADVIAVRGNAFTQFKPMEYPDLVISGGRVIHNLF
- a CDS encoding helix-turn-helix domain-containing protein; translated protein: MSRYFGDAALGPLFSGGRVSVLGFRPSSASTGLVARQILARDRAAPLDHLFLHGQALSLLAAELEPLLAGRASVARFTVRDRDMARQARAILEQELQAPPSVGDLARRVGTNTFKLKQLFHYFFGQTPYGLLLQFRMESAYQTLVSSRCPIHIVAAQVGYAHASNFSTAFTRYFGVTPARVARNHGSGPPPEGG